The following coding sequences lie in one Gammaproteobacteria bacterium genomic window:
- a CDS encoding GAF domain-containing protein, which yields MFETSKPVRGTDKAERYELLAQQAQALFEGEQNLIANAANLSALLFNGMTDLNWAGFYFFDGRELVLGPFQGKPACIRIQLGSGVCGTAASHRQTQVVADVHAFPGHIACDSASNSEIVIPLLDGERLLGVLDLDSPLAHRFDEADRLGLERIAAIWVAACAKPT from the coding sequence ATGTTTGAAACATCGAAACCCGTCCGTGGCACAGACAAGGCCGAGCGCTATGAGCTGCTTGCGCAACAGGCGCAGGCCCTGTTCGAGGGTGAGCAAAACCTGATCGCCAATGCCGCCAATCTGTCGGCATTGCTGTTCAACGGCATGACGGATCTCAATTGGGCGGGATTCTATTTCTTTGATGGCCGGGAACTCGTGCTCGGACCCTTTCAGGGCAAACCGGCCTGCATTCGCATACAGCTCGGCAGTGGAGTCTGTGGTACGGCGGCGAGCCATCGTCAGACTCAGGTGGTGGCAGACGTGCACGCCTTTCCGGGACACATCGCCTGCGATTCGGCCTCAAATTCCGAAATCGTGATTCCCTTGCTGGATGGCGAGCGGCTGCTCGGCGTGCTGGATTTGGACAGTCCATTGGCCCATCGCTTCGATGAAGCCGACCGCCTGGGCCTGGAACGCATCGCCGCCATCTGGGTCGCCGCCTGCGCCAAGCCCACCTGA
- the rlmH gene encoding 23S rRNA (pseudouridine(1915)-N(3))-methyltransferase RlmH, producing the protein MKIRLIAVGTRMPVWVETAYADYASRLPRELRLELTQIPVATRRKNSDIARLKQQEGEHMLKAVSERDRVIALDERGQGWSSEDLAQRVARWQQDGLDVDLLVGGPDGLADGCLQRAESHWSLSPLTLPHALVRVLLAEQLYRAWSLLANHPYHRA; encoded by the coding sequence ATGAAAATCCGTCTGATCGCGGTCGGCACCCGTATGCCGGTCTGGGTCGAGACGGCCTATGCCGACTACGCCAGCCGCCTGCCGCGCGAGCTGCGTCTGGAGCTGACGCAGATTCCGGTCGCCACGCGCCGCAAGAACTCCGATATCGCACGGCTCAAGCAGCAGGAAGGCGAGCACATGCTCAAGGCCGTTTCCGAGCGCGATCGCGTGATCGCGCTCGATGAGCGCGGACAGGGCTGGAGCAGCGAAGACCTGGCGCAGCGTGTCGCGCGCTGGCAGCAGGACGGCCTCGACGTCGATCTGCTGGTCGGCGGGCCGGACGGACTTGCCGACGGCTGCCTGCAGCGCGCCGAATCGCATTGGTCGCTATCGCCGCTGACCCTGCCGCATGCCTTGGTCCGGGTCCTGCTCGCCGAGCAGCTCTATCGAGCCTGGAGCCTGCTCGCGAATCATCCCTACCATCGCGCCTGA
- the rsfS gene encoding ribosome silencing factor encodes MNQAELAAEVVSALEDVKGQDIRLLDVHELTTITDSMVFCTGTSSRHVKSLADSVIDRVKQLGRRPAGVEGAETAEWVLVDLGDIVVHVMQAQTRAHYQLEKLWDLQDAPRESARPG; translated from the coding sequence ATGAACCAAGCCGAACTCGCCGCCGAAGTCGTTTCCGCGCTGGAAGACGTCAAGGGCCAGGACATCCGATTGCTGGACGTCCATGAGCTGACGACCATTACCGACTCGATGGTGTTTTGTACAGGCACCTCCTCGCGACATGTCAAGTCCCTGGCGGACAGCGTGATCGACCGCGTCAAGCAGTTGGGCCGCAGACCGGCCGGCGTGGAAGGTGCGGAGACCGCCGAGTGGGTGCTGGTGGACCTCGGCGATATCGTGGTTCACGTGATGCAGGCGCAAACGCGCGCGCACTATCAGCTCGAAAAGCTTTGGGACCTTCAGGACGCGCCGCGCGAGTCCGCCCGCCCGGGCTGA
- the nadD gene encoding nicotinate-nucleotide adenylyltransferase has product MKAPIGIFGGTFAPIHNGHLRLAIELREQLGLERVLVLPAGSPPHRAAPSVPTARRVEWTRLAVRSEPGLEIDTRETARGGPSYSYDSVAALRRELGADRPLCLLLGDDAANQFHTWHRWREMLDLAHLIFVERPYEPPSPSPDLVALLRGRRVSDAKALAQAAHGCWMACSIPPLAISSTRIRRLLAAGRSIRGLVPDAVADSLSVADIDALSRDEDPAYD; this is encoded by the coding sequence CTGAAAGCACCGATTGGCATTTTCGGCGGTACCTTCGCGCCAATTCACAACGGTCACCTGCGGCTGGCGATCGAACTGCGCGAACAACTCGGGCTTGAACGTGTCCTCGTGCTGCCGGCCGGATCGCCGCCGCATCGGGCTGCGCCGTCGGTGCCGACGGCGCGCCGTGTCGAATGGACGCGGCTTGCGGTTCGCAGCGAGCCGGGTCTGGAGATCGATACCCGCGAAACCGCCCGCGGAGGACCATCGTATTCCTATGACAGCGTTGCGGCCCTGCGCAGGGAACTGGGCGCGGACCGTCCCTTGTGTCTGCTGCTCGGCGACGATGCCGCCAACCAGTTCCATACCTGGCATCGCTGGCGCGAGATGCTTGATCTGGCGCATCTGATTTTTGTGGAGCGCCCCTACGAGCCGCCGTCACCGTCGCCGGATCTCGTCGCCCTGCTGCGCGGACGGAGGGTCAGTGACGCGAAAGCGCTGGCGCAGGCTGCACATGGGTGCTGGATGGCCTGCAGCATTCCGCCATTGGCGATTTCCTCGACACGCATCCGACGCTTGCTGGCCGCGGGCCGTTCGATTCGCGGACTGGTGCCGGACGCCGTGGCGGACTCCCTCAGCGTGGCCGATATCGACGCGCTGAGCCGGGACGAAGACCCGGCCTATGATTGA
- a CDS encoding glutamate-5-semialdehyde dehydrogenase, whose translation MIERGQLARMAARRLAVAETGQKNAALFALSDILIEDAKTLLAANARDLSSGRERGLDAALMDRLELTPPRIEAMASGVREIAELPDPVGEVFDMKTRPSGIQVGRMRVPLGVVGIIYESRPNVTADAAALCLKSGNACILRGGSEALNSNQAIARCIDRALRSVGLPTDAVQVIDITDREVVGDLLSMPQYVDVVIPRGGKSLVAFVSDNARVPVIKHLDGICHVYIDSAADVEKALAVAVNAKTQRLGTCNTMETLLVDRTLAAAILPELERIYIEHGIELRGCEQTRRIIGSARPATAQDWDTEYLGPILSIRVVEGLDEAIEHIDRHSSKHTDAIVTENLSHARRFVREVDSSSVMVNASTRFADGYEYGLGAEIGISTDKFHARGPVGLDGLTSIKWIVFGDGHVR comes from the coding sequence ATGATCGAGCGTGGTCAGTTGGCGCGCATGGCCGCGCGGCGGCTGGCCGTGGCCGAGACCGGCCAGAAGAATGCCGCGCTGTTCGCCCTCAGCGACATCCTCATCGAGGATGCCAAGACGCTGCTGGCCGCCAATGCGCGGGACCTGTCGAGTGGCCGGGAGCGCGGCCTTGATGCCGCCTTGATGGACCGCCTGGAGCTGACGCCGCCGCGCATCGAGGCCATGGCCAGTGGCGTGCGCGAGATTGCCGAATTGCCGGACCCGGTGGGCGAGGTCTTCGACATGAAGACCCGGCCGAGCGGCATCCAGGTTGGTCGCATGCGTGTGCCGCTGGGTGTGGTTGGCATCATTTACGAATCGCGACCCAATGTGACGGCCGATGCCGCGGCGCTATGCCTGAAGTCCGGAAATGCCTGCATTTTGCGTGGCGGTTCCGAGGCCTTGAATTCCAATCAGGCGATCGCCCGCTGCATCGATCGCGCCCTGCGCAGCGTCGGTCTGCCGACGGACGCGGTGCAGGTGATCGACATCACCGACCGCGAGGTCGTCGGTGATCTGTTGAGCATGCCGCAGTACGTCGACGTGGTGATTCCGCGTGGCGGCAAGAGTCTGGTCGCCTTCGTGTCGGACAATGCCCGTGTGCCCGTGATCAAGCATCTGGACGGCATCTGCCACGTCTATATCGACTCGGCGGCGGATGTGGAAAAGGCACTCGCGGTCGCGGTCAATGCCAAGACCCAACGTCTGGGCACCTGCAACACCATGGAAACCCTGCTCGTCGATCGGACACTGGCTGCGGCTATCCTGCCGGAGCTGGAGAGGATCTATATCGAGCATGGGATCGAACTGCGCGGTTGTGAGCAGACCCGGCGGATCATCGGCTCGGCGCGGCCGGCCACCGCCCAGGACTGGGATACCGAGTATCTGGGACCGATACTGTCGATTCGCGTGGTCGAAGGCCTGGACGAGGCGATTGAGCATATCGACCGGCACAGCTCGAAGCATACCGATGCAATCGTCACCGAGAATCTGTCACATGCGCGCCGTTTCGTGCGCGAGGTCGATTCAAGCTCGGTGATGGTCAATGCGTCCACGCGTTTTGCCGATGGCTACGAGTACGGCCTGGGTGCCGAGATCGGAATCAGCACCGACAAGTTCCACGCGCGAGGCCCGGTTGGGCTCGACGGCCTGACCTCGATCAAATGGATCGTGTTCGGCGACGGTCATGTTCGTTGA
- the holA gene encoding DNA polymerase III subunit delta → MQIAPQQLVSQLQRGLQALYVVAGEEPLLIQESLDAIRTAARALGYDEREVHDVDRGFDWSQLLEAVSSGSLFSSKRIVELRLPGGSPGDEGGKLLRRIAESPPPDVLLLLSAGPLDARQRKSAWYTALESAGAAVYCWGVRPEQFGAWIEQRLRQAGLSADAQTQRLLAERTEGNLLACAQDIEKLKLLCPDRRVSVEALGLAVADSARFDAFDVFDKILVGDAEGSVRGLSRLRDEGVALPEIIGAFAYNLRSWALAAEYYADSGNVQSACNSAKVWRNRQGPMSAALTRVRLGAVRGWFAQLSRIDLGSKTGAAEAAWDELLSWALLASGAAPARLLPRRS, encoded by the coding sequence ATGCAGATCGCACCCCAGCAACTGGTCTCTCAACTGCAACGCGGATTGCAGGCGCTCTACGTGGTGGCGGGCGAGGAGCCACTGCTGATTCAGGAGTCGTTGGACGCAATCCGTACGGCCGCCCGGGCGCTCGGTTACGACGAGCGCGAAGTCCACGACGTGGACCGTGGTTTTGACTGGTCGCAGCTGTTGGAGGCGGTGTCTTCCGGCTCGCTGTTCTCGAGCAAGCGCATCGTTGAGTTGCGCCTGCCCGGCGGCTCGCCTGGCGACGAAGGCGGCAAGCTGTTGCGGCGCATCGCCGAATCGCCGCCACCGGATGTGTTGCTGTTGCTGAGTGCCGGCCCGCTCGACGCGCGTCAACGCAAGTCCGCCTGGTACACCGCGCTCGAAAGCGCTGGCGCCGCCGTGTATTGCTGGGGCGTGCGGCCTGAACAGTTCGGCGCCTGGATCGAGCAGCGCCTGCGTCAGGCCGGTCTGAGTGCCGATGCGCAGACGCAGCGTCTGCTCGCGGAGCGCACCGAAGGCAATCTTCTGGCCTGCGCGCAGGACATCGAGAAGCTCAAGTTGCTGTGCCCCGACCGCCGCGTCAGCGTCGAAGCCTTGGGCCTGGCGGTGGCCGACAGCGCACGTTTCGACGCCTTCGACGTCTTCGACAAGATCCTCGTCGGCGATGCGGAAGGATCGGTGCGCGGCTTGTCACGACTGCGAGACGAAGGTGTGGCGCTGCCGGAGATCATCGGTGCCTTTGCATACAACCTGCGCAGCTGGGCGCTGGCGGCCGAATACTACGCCGACAGCGGGAATGTCCAGAGCGCCTGCAACAGCGCAAAAGTCTGGCGTAATCGCCAAGGGCCGATGAGCGCTGCATTGACGCGCGTGCGCCTGGGTGCGGTGCGCGGCTGGTTTGCGCAGCTGTCGCGCATCGATCTTGGCTCGAAGACCGGCGCCGCAGAAGCGGCCTGGGACGAATTGCTGAGCTGGGCCCTGCTCGCCAGCGGCGCAGCTCCGGCGCGATTGCTGCCCCGCCGCTCCTGA
- the rplQ gene encoding 50S ribosomal protein L17 codes for MRHRNAGKRVGHTSAHHKANLQNLANALFRHELIRTTVPRAKELRRFAEPFITRAKEDNLANRRLTFNRLRDREMVTKLFNELGPRYATRPGGYLRIMRCGFRPGDSAPMAYIELVDRPAADATADAADDASE; via the coding sequence ATGCGTCATCGTAACGCCGGCAAGCGAGTTGGGCACACCAGTGCTCATCACAAGGCCAACCTGCAGAATCTTGCGAATGCCCTGTTCCGCCACGAGCTGATCCGCACCACGGTGCCGAGAGCCAAGGAACTGCGTCGTTTCGCCGAGCCGTTCATCACGCGTGCCAAGGAAGACAACCTGGCCAATCGTCGACTGACGTTCAATCGTCTGCGTGATCGTGAAATGGTGACCAAGCTTTTCAACGAGCTGGGGCCCCGTTACGCGACCCGGCCGGGTGGTTACCTGCGCATCATGCGTTGCGGTTTCCGGCCCGGCGACAGTGCGCCGATGGCGTACATCGAACTCGTCGATCGCCCGGCCGCGGATGCCACGGCGGACGCGGCGGACGACGCGTCCGAATAA
- the rpoA gene encoding DNA-directed RNA polymerase subunit alpha, with translation MQGFVADLLKPRNIDVEMQGSNRALVSLEPMERGFGHTLGNALRRILLSSIPGAAITEVQIDGVVHEYSAVEGVQEDVIDILLNVKNIALRMHSRDEATLSLSKSGDGPITAGDIELDHDVEIVNPDLVIANLTGGKLNMTLKVTRGRGYQPVVNRVAADEDSMSVGVLKLDASYSPVRRVSYSVERARVEQRTDLDKLILDVDTNGGIDPSEAVRLAARILRDQLAVFVDLEAEETASPETRKKDINPILFRPIDDLELTVRSANCLKAENVYYIGDLVQRSETELMKTPNLGKKSLNEIKEALRAHDLDLGMKLENWSPPKTATV, from the coding sequence ATGCAAGGGTTCGTCGCTGATTTGTTGAAACCGCGGAATATCGATGTCGAGATGCAGGGCAGCAATCGTGCACTGGTCTCCCTGGAGCCCATGGAGCGCGGCTTCGGCCACACGCTCGGCAATGCCCTGCGCCGCATCCTGTTGTCGTCGATTCCGGGTGCCGCCATTACCGAAGTTCAGATCGATGGCGTGGTGCACGAGTATTCGGCTGTCGAAGGCGTGCAGGAGGATGTCATCGACATCCTGCTCAATGTCAAGAACATCGCGCTGCGGATGCATTCGCGGGACGAGGCCACGCTGAGCCTGTCGAAGTCCGGTGACGGTCCGATCACGGCTGGCGACATCGAGCTCGATCACGACGTCGAGATCGTCAACCCGGACTTGGTCATTGCCAACCTCACGGGCGGCAAGCTCAACATGACGCTCAAGGTCACCCGCGGTCGTGGTTACCAGCCGGTGGTCAATCGCGTTGCTGCCGACGAGGATTCCATGTCGGTCGGCGTGCTGAAGCTGGATGCCAGCTACAGCCCGGTTCGTCGCGTCAGCTACAGCGTCGAGCGCGCCCGCGTCGAGCAGCGCACCGACCTCGACAAGCTGATTCTGGACGTTGACACCAACGGCGGTATCGATCCGTCCGAGGCGGTCCGTCTGGCGGCGCGCATTCTGCGCGACCAACTCGCCGTGTTCGTGGACCTCGAAGCCGAGGAAACTGCGAGCCCTGAGACTCGCAAGAAGGACATCAACCCGATCCTGTTCCGCCCGATCGACGATCTGGAGCTGACCGTGCGCTCGGCCAACTGCCTCAAGGCCGAAAACGTCTACTACATCGGTGATCTGGTGCAGCGTTCGGAAACCGAGCTGATGAAGACGCCGAACCTCGGCAAGAAGTCGCTGAACGAGATCAAGGAAGCGCTGCGCGCCCACGATCTCGACCTCGGCATGAAGCTGGAAAACTGGTCGCCGCCGAAAACGGCGACGGTCTGA
- the rpsD gene encoding 30S ribosomal protein S4, with product MAKYVGPKCKQSRRAGMDLMTKGRGRSLESKCKLDSPPGQHGARRQRLSDYALQLREKQKLKHMYGVLERQFRIYYAKASQKKGSTGLLLLQLLEARLDNVVYRMGFGATRSESRQLVNHKAILVNGKTVNIPSYQVQSGDIVEVREKSRTQNRIAQSLSIAAQVGFPDWVEVDEKGMKGTFKSVPDREQFLPDINENLVVELYSK from the coding sequence ATGGCTAAATACGTAGGACCAAAGTGCAAGCAGTCGCGCCGTGCCGGCATGGATCTGATGACCAAGGGGCGTGGCCGTTCGCTTGAGTCCAAGTGCAAGCTCGACTCGCCCCCGGGCCAGCATGGCGCGCGTCGCCAGCGCCTGTCCGACTACGCGCTGCAGCTGCGCGAGAAGCAGAAGCTCAAGCACATGTATGGCGTTCTGGAGCGTCAGTTCCGGATCTACTACGCCAAGGCGTCGCAGAAGAAGGGCTCGACCGGCTTGCTGCTGTTGCAGCTGCTTGAAGCGCGACTCGACAACGTCGTGTACCGCATGGGTTTTGGGGCCACGCGTTCGGAATCTCGTCAGCTCGTCAACCACAAGGCCATCTTGGTCAACGGCAAGACGGTCAATATTCCGTCCTACCAGGTTCAGAGCGGCGACATCGTCGAAGTCCGTGAGAAGTCGCGCACCCAGAACCGCATCGCGCAATCGCTGTCGATTGCCGCCCAGGTGGGATTCCCGGACTGGGTCGAGGTCGATGAGAAGGGCATGAAGGGAACATTCAAGTCGGTTCCAGACCGCGAGCAGTTCCTGCCCGACATCAATGAAAATCTGGTAGTCGAGCTCTACAGCAAGTAA
- the rpsK gene encoding 30S ribosomal protein S11, producing the protein MATTQTSTKRKRVKKNISDAVAHIHATFNNTIVMITDRQGNTLSWSTAGACGFKGSRKSTPFAAQVAAERAATVAAEHGVKNLEVRVKGPGPGRESAVRSLNSAGFKVTNITDVTPIPHNGCRAPKRRRV; encoded by the coding sequence ATGGCCACAACCCAGACCTCAACGAAGCGTAAGCGCGTCAAGAAGAACATCTCCGACGCGGTTGCCCATATCCATGCGACGTTCAACAACACGATCGTGATGATCACCGACCGGCAGGGCAACACCCTGTCCTGGTCCACGGCCGGCGCCTGCGGGTTCAAGGGCTCGCGCAAGTCGACGCCGTTCGCCGCGCAGGTCGCGGCGGAGCGTGCTGCAACCGTGGCCGCCGAGCACGGTGTGAAGAACCTCGAAGTGCGCGTGAAGGGTCCTGGCCCCGGTCGTGAGTCCGCCGTGCGTTCGCTCAACTCCGCCGGTTTCAAGGTGACCAACATCACTGACGTGACCCCGATTCCGCATAACGGCTGTCGCGCGCCCAAGCGTCGTCGCGTCTAA
- the rpsM gene encoding 30S ribosomal protein S13: MARIAGVNVPANKHAVIAIQSIYGIGSTRARKICADAQIDPTQPVKNLTEAELEQLRAHIGKYTVEGDLRREVSMNIKRLVDLGCYRGLRHRRGLPVRGQRTRTNARTRKGPRRPIRGK; the protein is encoded by the coding sequence ATGGCCCGTATTGCTGGCGTCAATGTACCGGCGAATAAACACGCTGTGATCGCGATTCAGTCGATCTACGGCATCGGCTCGACTCGAGCCAGGAAGATTTGCGCCGACGCGCAGATCGACCCGACCCAGCCGGTCAAGAATCTCACCGAGGCCGAGCTCGAACAGCTTCGCGCTCACATCGGAAAGTACACCGTCGAGGGCGATCTTCGCCGCGAGGTGTCGATGAACATCAAGCGCCTGGTCGATCTGGGTTGCTATCGCGGTCTGCGTCACCGTCGCGGTCTGCCGGTTCGTGGTCAGCGTACCCGTACCAATGCACGGACCCGTAAGGGACCGCGTCGCCCGATCCGCGGCAAGTAA
- the rpmJ gene encoding 50S ribosomal protein L36, giving the protein MKVRASVRKMCRNCKVIRRNGAVRVICTDARHKQRQG; this is encoded by the coding sequence ATGAAAGTCCGTGCTTCCGTCCGCAAGATGTGCCGGAACTGCAAAGTCATCCGTCGCAATGGCGCCGTCCGTGTGATCTGCACGGATGCCCGTCACAAGCAGCGTCAGGGTTGA
- the secY gene encoding preprotein translocase subunit SecY, producing MARGTPQVGAGMDLTKIGEIKNRIWFLLGAIVVFRIGTFIPVPGIDPVQLEQLFDANRGTILDMFNMFSGGALSRLSIFALGVMPYISASIIVQLMSSVVPALKDLRKEGESGRRTITKYTRYGTLGLATFQSIGAAVALQNSGVALAPGFGFLFTAAVSLVTGAMFLMWLGEQVTERGIGNGISILIFAGIVAGLPTSLGSMAQLVSQGEMSPFMVIGVVLLVGAVVYGVVYAERAQRRIPVHHARRQQGRKMFAAQTQHLPLKLNMAGVIPPIFASSIILFPASMIRFFGDSGPSWLQQAANALSPGQPVYMLLYASMIIFFCFFYTALVFDSRETADNLKKSGAFIPGVRPGIHTAKYIDLVLTRLTVAGAAYITAICLLPEILYSQFSVPFYFGGTSLLITVVVVMDFMAQLQAHLMSHQYESLLKKANLKSLNRPGVVR from the coding sequence ATGGCGAGAGGCACACCACAAGTCGGCGCAGGCATGGATCTCACCAAGATTGGTGAGATCAAGAACCGTATCTGGTTCCTGCTGGGCGCGATTGTCGTGTTTCGCATCGGCACGTTCATTCCGGTACCGGGTATCGACCCGGTGCAACTTGAGCAGCTGTTCGATGCCAATCGCGGCACGATCCTGGACATGTTCAACATGTTCTCGGGTGGTGCGCTGTCGCGCCTGTCGATCTTCGCGCTCGGCGTGATGCCGTACATCTCGGCGTCGATCATCGTGCAGCTGATGTCCTCGGTGGTGCCGGCGCTGAAGGATCTGCGCAAGGAAGGCGAGTCCGGCCGGCGCACGATCACCAAGTACACGCGCTACGGAACGCTCGGGCTTGCAACGTTCCAGTCCATCGGTGCTGCGGTCGCGCTGCAGAACTCCGGCGTGGCGCTGGCCCCGGGTTTCGGCTTCCTGTTCACCGCTGCGGTGAGCCTGGTAACCGGCGCGATGTTCCTGATGTGGTTGGGCGAACAGGTGACCGAGCGCGGTATCGGCAACGGTATCTCCATACTGATCTTCGCCGGCATCGTGGCTGGACTTCCGACCTCGCTGGGTTCGATGGCGCAGCTGGTGAGTCAGGGCGAGATGAGTCCGTTCATGGTCATCGGCGTGGTGCTGCTGGTCGGCGCCGTGGTCTACGGCGTGGTTTACGCCGAACGCGCCCAGCGCCGGATTCCGGTGCACCATGCGCGCCGTCAGCAGGGCCGCAAGATGTTCGCCGCGCAGACCCAGCACCTGCCGCTGAAGCTGAACATGGCGGGCGTGATTCCGCCGATCTTCGCGTCGTCGATCATCCTGTTTCCAGCATCGATGATCCGTTTCTTCGGGGACAGCGGACCTTCGTGGCTGCAACAGGCGGCCAACGCCCTGTCGCCCGGGCAGCCGGTGTACATGCTGTTGTACGCCTCGATGATCATCTTCTTCTGCTTCTTCTATACGGCCCTGGTTTTCGACTCGCGCGAAACCGCGGACAATCTGAAGAAGTCGGGTGCCTTCATTCCCGGTGTGCGGCCTGGCATTCACACCGCCAAGTACATCGATCTGGTGCTGACGCGCCTCACCGTTGCCGGTGCGGCCTACATCACCGCCATCTGTCTGCTGCCGGAGATTCTGTACTCGCAGTTTTCCGTGCCGTTCTATTTCGGTGGAACCTCGCTGTTGATTACCGTGGTGGTGGTTATGGATTTCATGGCGCAGCTGCAGGCGCACCTGATGTCGCACCAGTATGAAAGCCTTCTGAAGAAGGCCAATCTCAAGTCGTTGAACCGGCCCGGCGTGGTCCGCTGA
- the rplO gene encoding 50S ribosomal protein L15, with protein sequence MKKLNEIKPADGAKTSKKRVGRGIGSGLGKTAGRGHKGQRARSGGYHKVGFEGGQMPIQRRLPKRGFRSTTVKQTAEVRLSELEKLGVDEIDLAVLKAANVVPATALQAKVIKSGELSRKLQLKGVLVTKGARAAVEAAGGSVTDIDTTPVADASSPASDASPAE encoded by the coding sequence ATGAAAAAGCTCAACGAAATCAAACCCGCCGATGGTGCCAAGACGTCGAAGAAGCGCGTCGGTCGCGGTATCGGCTCCGGCCTGGGCAAGACCGCCGGTCGTGGCCACAAGGGTCAGCGTGCGCGCTCCGGCGGTTATCACAAGGTCGGTTTTGAAGGCGGCCAGATGCCGATTCAGCGCCGCCTGCCGAAGCGCGGCTTTCGCTCGACCACGGTCAAGCAGACCGCTGAGGTCCGCCTGTCCGAGCTGGAAAAGCTGGGCGTCGACGAAATCGATCTGGCGGTGCTCAAGGCGGCCAATGTGGTTCCGGCGACGGCGCTGCAGGCGAAGGTCATCAAGTCCGGTGAGTTGAGCCGCAAGCTGCAGCTCAAGGGCGTTCTGGTCACCAAGGGCGCGCGCGCGGCCGTCGAAGCCGCGGGTGGCTCGGTTACCGATATCGATACGACGCCGGTGGCAGATGCCAGCAGTCCGGCCTCCGACGCGAGCCCGGCGGAGTAA
- the rpmD gene encoding 50S ribosomal protein L30 has product MADKKIRVTLIRSPFGQLKQHRNNVNGLGLRKMHQSRELVATPAVMGMVNASVHMLKVEELS; this is encoded by the coding sequence ATGGCCGATAAGAAGATTCGCGTCACCTTGATCCGTTCGCCGTTCGGCCAGCTCAAGCAGCACCGCAACAACGTCAACGGTCTCGGTTTGCGCAAGATGCATCAGAGCCGTGAACTCGTGGCCACGCCTGCGGTCATGGGTATGGTCAACGCCTCGGTCCATATGCTGAAGGTCGAAGAATTGTCGTAA
- the rpsE gene encoding 30S ribosomal protein S5, producing the protein MANPNRANSNRSYDDNQGGDFKEKLVTVNRVSKTVKGGKQFAFTALTVVGDGAGKVGMGYGKAREVPVAIQKAMERARKSMVSVALRGQTLQHEIEGNHGATRVIIRPASDGTGVIAGGAMRAVFEVAGVHNVLAKSFGSRNPINLVRATIDGLSRMNLPDEIAAKRGKSVEEILG; encoded by the coding sequence ATGGCGAATCCGAACAGAGCGAACTCGAATCGTAGCTACGACGACAACCAGGGCGGCGATTTCAAGGAAAAGCTGGTCACCGTCAACCGGGTCTCCAAGACCGTCAAGGGCGGCAAGCAGTTCGCGTTCACCGCGCTGACGGTGGTGGGCGACGGCGCCGGCAAGGTCGGCATGGGTTACGGCAAGGCACGCGAAGTGCCGGTCGCGATCCAGAAGGCGATGGAGCGTGCACGCAAGTCCATGGTTTCCGTGGCCCTGCGCGGCCAGACCCTGCAGCACGAAATCGAGGGTAACCACGGTGCCACGCGAGTCATCATTCGCCCGGCCTCCGACGGTACCGGTGTCATCGCCGGCGGCGCGATGCGCGCCGTGTTCGAAGTGGCCGGTGTGCATAACGTGCTGGCCAAGTCCTTCGGTTCGCGCAATCCGATCAATCTGGTACGCGCCACGATCGATGGGCTGAGCCGCATGAACCTTCCGGACGAGATCGCCGCCAAGCGCGGCAAGAGCGTCGAAGAGATCCTGGGGTAA
- the rplR gene encoding 50S ribosomal protein L18: MNSKKATRIRRATKTRAKIHELGVHRLCVNRTPRHIYAQIIAPDAGSTLAAASTVEKVLVEGLSSTGGVEAAKKIGEEIAKRAKAAGITTVAFDRSGFKYHGRVKALADAAREGGLEF; the protein is encoded by the coding sequence ATGAACTCGAAGAAAGCAACACGCATCCGCCGCGCGACCAAAACGCGCGCCAAGATTCACGAGCTGGGCGTACATCGCCTGTGCGTGAACCGTACGCCGCGCCACATCTATGCGCAGATCATCGCGCCGGACGCGGGCAGCACGCTGGCGGCCGCCTCCACGGTGGAGAAGGTGCTGGTCGAGGGCCTGAGCTCGACGGGCGGCGTTGAAGCGGCCAAGAAGATCGGCGAAGAGATCGCCAAGCGAGCGAAGGCAGCAGGAATCACGACCGTGGCGTTCGATCGTTCCGGTTTCAAATACCACGGTCGCGTCAAGGCACTTGCCGACGCGGCGCGCGAAGGCGGTCTGGAGTTTTAA